A window of Flavobacterium psychrophilum genomic DNA:
AGCTTACCATTTTTGTGTTTATATTCATTCCGGTTTCAGGGTTTATCATTTCTAAAATTGGTAAATCATTAAAGAAAAAATCAGGACGTGCACAATTAGAGCAGGGAACATTTCTATCTATAATAGAAGAAACCCTTGGTGGACTTAAAGTGATTAAAAGCTTTACTGCCGAAGGTTACTTTTCATCAAAATTCCGTGGCTCTACCGAAAGACACTATACATTGTCCAACAAAATACTTAACCGTCAGAACCTGGCTTCTCCATTAAGTGAATTTATGGGTATCCTTGTTATCGCAATACTGTTATGGTATGGTGGTCACATGGTGCTTGTTGAAGGCACGCTTAAAGGCGCTGCATTTATCGGGTATATGGGTCTTGCTTACAATATTCTTACTCCTGCTAAAGCTATCTCTAAGGCATCATATGATATCAAGAAAGGAAATGCGGCAGCAGACAGGCTTATGGATATCCTGGAGCAGCACAACCCTATTACAGATAGCCCTAAGGCTACAGATAAAAACACGTTTGATAGCCATATTTCTATTGAGAACATAAACTTCCGTTACGATCAGGAAGATGTTCTTAAAAACTTCTCTCTTACCGTACCGAAAGGTCAGACTGTTGCCCTTGTAGGACAATCAGGAAGTGGAAAGAGTACTATTGCCAACCTGCTAACACGCTTTTATGATGTACAGGAAGGCGCAATTAAAGTGGATGGCACTGATATCCGCGATTATAAACTTGATTCCTTAAGAGGCATGATGGGTCTTGTAACCCAGGACAGCATATTATTTAACGATACTGTTCGCAATAATATATCGCTTGGTAAACAGGACGCTACCGATGCAGAAATCATCGCTGCACTTAAAATTGCCAATGCTTATGAGTTTGTAGAAGGACTTCCTAACGGCATAGATACAAACATTGGCGATAGCGGCAACAAACTTTCTGGTGGACAGAAGCAACGCCTTAGTATCGCCCGTGCCGTGCTTAAAAACCCACCGATAATGATTCTTGACGAGGCAACCTCTGCCCTTGACACCGAAAGCGAAAAACTGGTACAGCAGGCGTTAGAGAACATGATGCAAAACAGGACATCGGTTGTTATTGCACACAGGCTTTCTACCATTCAGAAAGCAGACCTTATAGTAGTCTTGCAAAAAGGGCGTATTGTAGAGCAGGGTACTCACAGCGAACTTATATCCCGCGACGGTACCTACAAAAAGCTGGTTACTATGCAGTCGTTTGAATAGACATACTCAACTTCCCCTCCTTTGGAGGGGAAGTTGAAATAATAATATTTGGTTAAGGATAGCTGCATTTTTTGCAGCTATTTTTTTATGCCGTAACTTTAAACTTTTAATTCTACACCCGATACATGCCTAAGAAAGCCATTATTTACGACCTTGATAATACTATATTCCCCGTTAGCTCTATTGGAGAGAAACTGTTCGGACCTTTGTTTGATGCAATTGCCGAAAGCGGTCAGCATAACGATAGCATGGATGCTATTAAATATGCCATCATGCGAACGCCTTTCCGCATTGTAGCACAACGCCATAATTTAAGCGATGAACTTACACAAAAGGGAATTGATATTCAGGAAACTATAGATTATAAGGATGAAATGAATACATTTGAAGACTATCCTGAAATTAAAAATATTCCCGGAGAACGCTTCCTGGTTACTACTGGCTTTAAAACCATGCAGCTCAGCAAGATCAGGCAATTAGGCATCAGCGACGACTTTAAAGAAATACATGTAGTTAACCCTGTGGAGACTACCAAAAAAGACGTTTTTGCCGATATACTGAAACGCTACAACTACCAGCCGGATGAAGTGCTTGTAGTAGGCGATGATTCTGAATCTGAAATTGCTGCTGCCAAGGCACTCGGCATACCAACGGTGCTGTATGATAAGAATGATATGCAGGATGCCTCTGCCGCAGATTTTAAGATAGAACACTTTGCACAACTTAGAGATATTTACCTAAACTCATAACCGATGTACGTTCCTGATGAACAGATAAACCAGCTACCTAACGACACCGTCGTCTGGAAATATATGGATCTTTCCAAATTTCTGGATATGCTGCTGTGCAGGCAATTGTTTATGTCAAGGTCGGACAAATTTGAAGATCAGTATGAGGGGACATTCAGCGAACCTACTTACGAGGAGCTAAAGAAATTATCGGCAAACAATCCTGAATTCCTCGACCACCATAAGCACCATCGTAAAAACGTTGTTATAAGCAGCTGGCATATTAACGAATATGAATCGTTCGCCATGTGGCAGATCTTTACAAAGAATAACGAGGGGCTGGCTATACAATCTACCATCGGAAGAATGAAAGAGGCACTGGGGCCTGAAAATCGTTATGATCAGCACATTGGCGCAGTAAAATATATCGATTATAAAAAGGAGTATGTTCCTTTGGATAATAAGTTCTTCCCTTTCCTCTTTAAAAGAAAGAGTTTTCAGTATGAGCTTGAAGTGAGGATAATATCCGACCTCTCTGAACATAACCTCAATATCAACGAAGGCTTAAAGACCAATGTTGATATCCACAAACTTATTGATAAGATCTACATTCATCCAAAATCAGAGAATTGGTACAAGAACCTGGTAATACAGCTTATGCAGCAATTGGGCTTTGATTTTGAAATAGAAAAATCTGACCTGGAAAGCGATATTTTTGTATAGTAGGTAAACTGTATAAAACAAGAATCCCGATATAGTAGCTATATCGGGATTCTTGTTTTATAAATAGACTGTCGTTCGTCTTATCTAGCATCGAAGTACTGTAAACTAGTTCACCGGTTCGTAACTAACCACTTCCAGGTCAGATGAATTTAAGTTCACAAAATAATAGTGTACTTTATCATTCTTATCAAAAGCACCATTTTTATTGATATCCTCAATTGTACGGAAATACACCCTCGCCTGCGCCTCAATAAGGTTCCAGTCGATAAGCTCCTGAACATCCTGAGATAGCTTTTTAAAACCATGCCCACTGATATCACTGATGTATAACGACCTGATATCGTTAGAATCTACCTTGCCATCCTGATTGGTATCGGCATCAACAAGGGTATACAGTAATAATTGCTTTTTATATTTATCTGAAATAGTATTCAGGTAAGTGGCAGTTTGTATCTGGATCTTCTTATCAGTTAACGGTCGTAATGCAGTAGAATCGGCATGTTGAAATTTAAGATTTTCAAAATAGCCTGTAATCTCAAAACGGTTATAATTAGATATCGCATAGCTAACAGAATTATTGGTACGGCTCGTACCGTAGCTCCTGTTACTGTCATCATAGATTCTGATATCTCCTACCGGATGTATAAGGTATTTAGTCCCTTCCATGTGTACGGGAAGGTCGGCCACTTTAATCTCGGTCGAATCTATTTTCTTTGGCTGCGCCTTAGTAGGCTGACTACCATCATAAATAACCTTTGGCTTTGCCGCTTCTTCTTTACAACTTACTAAAAATACAGAAGACAAAGTAAGTAGTGCTATTAGGGCTTTTTTCATTTTCTAAGAGATATAATACCAAAAATACGCAAAATGTTTCAAATAACTATATGCTTACGTTCAGCTTAAGGCTAAATACACGGCTGGTTAAGTAATTTGGTATACCATACTGGTTTTTGGTATATACATCGCGCACCCATGTATTGGTGATTGAGTTTTGGTTATTAAACATATTAAATATCTCAAGGCCAAGTGTCAGTTCTTTAAACACACCCAACCAGTGCCCTTTAGGATGCTGTGTTTTAGCATCGGCAAATACATAAGAGAAACCGGCATCTACACGGCGGTAATCATTAAGCCTCGACTGATATTGGTATGAATCGGCATATGAAGGCGAACCACCCGGCAATCCTGTATTGTAAACAAGGTTAAGATACGCTCTTAAACTAGGTATATTAGGTACATAATCCTGAAACAGCACGCTAAACTGAAGCCTTTGGTCTGTTGGCCTTGCAATATATCCCCTGTCGTTTATATTTTCTTCGGTTTTCATGTAGCCGATACCAACCCATGATTCGGTACCGGGAACGAACTCACCATTCATACGAAGGTCTAGACCGTAGGCATACGCAACAGCATCATTATTGGCGCGGTAACGCATACGTACGTTTTCAAGCGTATAGGTATTAACGTTATCCATCTTTTTATAGTAAGCTTCAGACACCAGTCTAAACGGCCTCTGCCATAGCTTAAAGCTATAATCGTTACCAAAAACAATATGGATAGACTGCTGTGCTTTTACATTAGGCCTAACCTGTCCTAACGAGTCACGCATTTCGCGATAAAACGGCGGCTGGTGATAAAAACCTCCCGACAGGCGGAAAAGCATATCCATTTCCCATGCCGGCTTAAGCGTTAACTGTGCACGCGGACTGATAGTAGTTTGCGCTTTGCCTTCTACTTCACCGTTAACTTGCCAGTTATGCGCTCGTACACCCGCATTCATAAACAGATCGGCTTCTCCAAGTTTTGCCCTTTGGCTCCACTGAAGGAATCCTGAAAAACGGTTGATCGTTACAAAATTGGTTGATCGAATGTTTTGATAAGGAACAAGCGCTCCTGTAAAAGGGTTGTAAGGCTGGT
This region includes:
- a CDS encoding haloacid dehalogenase, which codes for MPKKAIIYDLDNTIFPVSSIGEKLFGPLFDAIAESGQHNDSMDAIKYAIMRTPFRIVAQRHNLSDELTQKGIDIQETIDYKDEMNTFEDYPEIKNIPGERFLVTTGFKTMQLSKIRQLGISDDFKEIHVVNPVETTKKDVFADILKRYNYQPDEVLVVGDDSESEIAAAKALGIPTVLYDKNDMQDASAADFKIEHFAQLRDIYLNS
- a CDS encoding antibiotic ABC transporter ATP-binding protein encodes the protein MSNFKKIMRYALPYKKYAFLNIFFNVLYAFFSTLSFIALIPMISVIFGDTEKVTVEPVYKGYEHIQSYLEEYLNYYVTTTTATKGVEYTLGAMVVVIISIFLIKNLCNYVALFFATFLRNGVLRDLRDAMYKKVIELPLSFYSEKRKGDVIARMSSDVNEVQSSYLSILELIVKEPLTIVFSIFLMLKINVKLTIFVFIFIPVSGFIISKIGKSLKKKSGRAQLEQGTFLSIIEETLGGLKVIKSFTAEGYFSSKFRGSTERHYTLSNKILNRQNLASPLSEFMGILVIAILLWYGGHMVLVEGTLKGAAFIGYMGLAYNILTPAKAISKASYDIKKGNAAADRLMDILEQHNPITDSPKATDKNTFDSHISIENINFRYDQEDVLKNFSLTVPKGQTVALVGQSGSGKSTIANLLTRFYDVQEGAIKVDGTDIRDYKLDSLRGMMGLVTQDSILFNDTVRNNISLGKQDATDAEIIAALKIANAYEFVEGLPNGIDTNIGDSGNKLSGGQKQRLSIARAVLKNPPIMILDEATSALDTESEKLVQQALENMMQNRTSVVIAHRLSTIQKADLIVVLQKGRIVEQGTHSELISRDGTYKKLVTMQSFE